One window of the Bombyx mori chromosome 20, ASM3026992v2 genome contains the following:
- the LOC101736096 gene encoding solute carrier family 2, facilitated glucose transporter member 6, translating into MKSYYFFFREGSKINQILCAVLINLPVFAYGASIGWMSPMTLLLQSPNSPRDPPLTDGEVSWMGAAAYLTCVPADYFMAFLGDRVGRKPALLFVSSVAVLCWVLKLSSMETWALVLARALVGITMAGSYVTCPLYTKEISEDSVRGLLGSVVTLFHCAGNLFLYVVGDVLPYRAVLWLCLALPTLHLVLFMAMPESPSYLIKHGKLDEAVRVVAWLRCRREDDPHVLNEVDLIKNEQERDQESSKFVLKAVVTDRLMSRAFRIALAVALAREVCGAIPVLNFAGEIFTLAAGGARPPLSPNQQAMALGAVQVAGSVLASSIVERAGRKPLLLTTALVSGASMCALATWFLCRRWGAELPASLPVLALCLCIFCDAAGLQPVSVVITGEIFSFKYRGTVMATTMAASSFAAFLQMLFFKPVANVVGLYAAFYFFGGVCLLTALYVVLVVPETKKRRIDEIYEDLKTKKEILEEKKNVIDKKSIQE; encoded by the exons TAAACCTGCCAGTGTTCGCGTACGGCGCCAGCATCGGCTGGATGTCGCCCATGACCCTGCTGCTGCAGTCCCCGAACTCACCGCGAGACCCGCCCCTCACCGACGGAGAG GTGTCGTGGATGGGTGCGGCCGCGTACCTCACGTGTGTGCCGGCAGACTACTTCATGGCCTTCCTCGGAGACAGGGTCGGCAGGAAGCCGGCGCTTCTGTTCGTCTCCTCCGTTGCTGTC CTGTGCTGGGTGCTGAAGCTGTCGTCTATGGAGACGTGGGCGCTGGTGCTGGCGCGCGCCCTCGTCGGCATCACGATGGCGGGCAGCTACGTGACCTGTCCGCTCTACACCAAAGAGATCAGCGAGGACTCCGTGCGGGGTCTGCTCGGCAGCGTG GTGACATTGTTCCACTGCGCGGGCAACCTGTTCCTGTACGTGGTGGGCGACGTGCTCCCGTACCGCGCCGTGCTGTGGCTGTGTCTGGCGCTGCCCACCCTCCACCTCGTGCTCTTCATGGCCATGCCGGAGTCTCCTTCCTACCTCATTAAGCACGGGAAGCTAGAT GAGGCGGTGAGGGTGGTGGCGTGGCTGCGTTGCAGGAGGGAGGACGATCCTCACGTCTTAAATGAGGTTGATCTCATCAAAAACGAGCAGGAGAGGGACCAAGAGAGCAGCAAGTTCGTGCTCAAAGCTGTCG TGACGGACAGGCTGATGAGCCGCGCGTTCCGCATCGCGCTGGCGGTGGCACTGGCGCGCGAGGTGTGCGGCGCCATCCCGGTGCTCAACTTCGCGGGCGAGATCTTCACGCTGGCGGCGGGCGGAGCGCGGCCCCCGCTCTCCCCCAACCAGCAGGCCATGGCGCTGGGCGCCGTGCAGGTCGCCGGCTCCGTGCTCGCCTCCAGCATCGTCGAGAGGGCCGGCAGGAAG CCGCTGCTGCTGACGACGGCGCTGGTGTCGGGCGCCAGCATGTGCGCGCTGGCCACGTGGTTCCTGTGTCGCCGGTGGGGCGCGGAGCTCCCCGCCTCGCTGCCGGTGCTCGCGCTCTGTCTCTGCATCTTCTGTGACGCGGCAGGACTGCAGCCAGTCTCCGTCGTCATCACGGGGGAAATATTCTCATTCAAG TACCGCGGCACGGTGATGGCGACCACCATGGCGGCGTCCTCGTTCGCCGCCTTCCTGCAGATGCTGTTCTTCAAGCCGGTCGCGAACGTGGTGGGACTCTATGCGGCTTTCTACTTCTTCGGAGGCGTGTGCTTACTCACGGCACTCTATGTGGTCCTGGTAGttcccgaaacaaaaaaaagacgaaTTGACGAGATCTACGAAGACTTGAAGACTAAAAAAGAGATAttagaagagaaaaaaaatgtaattgacaAGAAATCTATCCAGGAGTAG